The segment ATAAAACTCCCCCCTCTGCGCGACCGGCAAGAGGATATCATCCCTATCTTCCGGAAGTTTGTAGAGGAGTATTCGGCCCGATATGATTCCGTGTTTAAAGGTTTTTCTGATGACGCCCGGGAGCTGCTTATTTCCTATCGCTGGCCGGGAAACATCAGGGAGCTGAGGAATGTAGCCGAACAGCTGGTTGTACTCGAAAAGTCCCAGTTTATAGATACAGATAAGCTTCAAAAATATCTTAAAGGCCGGCAAAGACAAGGCAGAACCGATAACCTGCCCATGGTAGCCGACGATGCTTATCAGGCAGAAAGCAAAGGTCCCGGCAGTGACTTTGACCATAAAGACCGCGAGCTGGTTTACCGGGCATTGGTTGAGTTGAGAAACGATATTGCCGACGTTAAAAAGATGTTTGCCAATTTCCTTTACTCCACCTTTTCAAACAAAGGCCTGAAGGCTTTACCGGCTTCCGTGCGCGACGAGATGGATAAAGCGGAAGTATCCGGTGTGAATGTTGATCTTGGTGACCACGCTACATTGGGAATGCAATCTATGCCCGAGCAGCCTGAATTAGATGAAGAGGAAGAATCGGAGCTTGTTGATTTCCTCCAGAACAATGAAATCCCCTCTATAGAGGAAGCAGAGAAATTTCTCATTCATCAGGCCCTGAAACGGTTTGATGGAAACCGCCGAAAAGCATCCGAAACGCTGGGTGTAAGTGAACGAACCTTATACCGCAAATTGGATCAGTATGGCCTGGAATAGAATACTACTTTTAGTAACGGCTATCTTCTGCCTGAGCTTTAGCAGCTGCCTTCGTTACAGCTTTACCGGAGCCTCTATTCCTCAGGGCGTTAATACGATTTTCATTCCTTTCTTTCCGGATCAATCAAACAGCGGACTTGGGGATTTAAGCAACCGACTGAATGAAGCACTCATAAACAGGTTCGTAAATCAAAGCAAACTTCAGCTGGCAAATAATGAAAGTGATGCCGATGCCGTGTTGGACGGGGTGATAACCGGCTACACCAACCGCCCTTTCAGTATTGGAGGTGATGAACAGTCTGACCAAAACGAGGTTACAATTACCGTTCGGGCAACCTTTAAATATGCCTCCAAAGAAGAAGCGGAATGGACCAACACCTTTTCCGGGAAGTTCACATACGATCCTACTGATGACCCCATTAACGGGGAAAACGAAGCCGCAAACAGTGCTCTCGAACAAGCAGCAAATAACATGTTTAATGATGCCGTGAGTAACTGGTAATTAGCTTTGATTGTAACCCTACTTCACTTTATTATTGTTCAGTCTTAATACAGCCCATGCAACAACTGCCATTCAACATACCAAAGTCATTGTCTTCTTATGTAGAGAAGTTCGGGGATAATCCGGAGGAGATTACCCGGAAACTCAGGAAGCACCTAAAGAAAAGAGGTCCCGATGCGGTTGGCCATTTTCTACTATCATGGTTCTACCATCTGCAGGACAACAAAAAGGATGCTATTAAAGAGGCGTTGAAAGCAAAAACCTATGCACCCGGCAGTCCGTTAATGGAACATTTACATTATTTCCTGGTCCACCCCGAAAAATTCGAAGCCGCTATCCCTACTACTTCTTACACCTCTTCTAAGCTTAAATTACAACAGGGTTCACGTACTTCACCTATATTGGATTTGGACAGGCTCATCGGAATGCTGGAAGCGGTGGAATCAAAACGTATTCAAATTCCTACCGATGATGAGGATTTTGATGATTCCGACCTGAGTAAGGAGTCCGAAGAAATCGATGATGTGGTTACCGAAACGCTGGCCAAAATTCATTCAAAGCAAGGCCGGAAATCAGAGGCTATTAAAATGTACGAACGGCTCATCGATAAGGATCAGGACAAGGCAGAGCATTATCAAAAGCAGATTGATAAGCTCAAGAATAAGCAGGAATCAGCCGACTGATTGAACCCTACTTCCTATTTAACAAAGGGATTATGCTGTTTCTCGTGAGCGATTGTAGTCTCAGGACCGTGCCCAGGGTAAACGGTAGTATTTTCAGGTAAAGTGTATAGCTTCTCTTCGATACTTTTTGACAGCAACTCAAAGTTACCTTTATATAAATCCGTTCGGCCGATGCTTTCTTTAAACAGAGCATCACCGGCTATAACCAACTCCTGTTCCCGAAAATAGAGAGAGATGTGATCGGGGGAATGTCCGGGTGTGTATAAACAGTCAAATTCAAAATCGCCTATAGAGAATGAGCCCTCCGTCGGCAGAGCCTCCGGCTCAAAACCAAAGCCGGTTTCATTGATCCCAAACATCTGGGCCTGACTTCCAAAATTTTCCCACAGAAACCGATCTTCTGAGCACAGATAAACCCGTGC is part of the Gracilimonas sediminicola genome and harbors:
- a CDS encoding sigma-54 interaction domain-containing protein, translated to MDREVFQEQFGLLGKSEAMRQVIDKIMQVAKTDITVTLQGESGVGKDVTARAIHAMSDRSRNNLVIVNCGAIPEGIIESELFGHEKGAFTGAETSREGYFEKANGGTIFLDEIGDTPKNVQVKLLRVLENGEFFRVGSSKVQTTDVRVIAATNQNLWQMVQDGSFREDLYYRLDTVQIKLPPLRDRQEDIIPIFRKFVEEYSARYDSVFKGFSDDARELLISYRWPGNIRELRNVAEQLVVLEKSQFIDTDKLQKYLKGRQRQGRTDNLPMVADDAYQAESKGPGSDFDHKDRELVYRALVELRNDIADVKKMFANFLYSTFSNKGLKALPASVRDEMDKAEVSGVNVDLGDHATLGMQSMPEQPELDEEEESELVDFLQNNEIPSIEEAEKFLIHQALKRFDGNRRKASETLGVSERTLYRKLDQYGLE
- a CDS encoding MBL fold metallo-hydrolase, whose amino-acid sequence is MEIQKFEVGPFLENTYLLTKNGQHLIIDPGFSNETEYQKMKEQMTGELKAVLLTHAHVDHVLGISRLRNDFDARVYLCSEDRFLWENFGSQAQMFGINETGFGFEPEALPTEGSFSIGDFEFDCLYTPGHSPDHISLYFREQELVIAGDALFKESIGRTDLYKGNFELLSKSIEEKLYTLPENTTVYPGHGPETTIAHEKQHNPFVK
- a CDS encoding tetratricopeptide repeat-containing protein, whose amino-acid sequence is MQQLPFNIPKSLSSYVEKFGDNPEEITRKLRKHLKKRGPDAVGHFLLSWFYHLQDNKKDAIKEALKAKTYAPGSPLMEHLHYFLVHPEKFEAAIPTTSYTSSKLKLQQGSRTSPILDLDRLIGMLEAVESKRIQIPTDDEDFDDSDLSKESEEIDDVVTETLAKIHSKQGRKSEAIKMYERLIDKDQDKAEHYQKQIDKLKNKQESAD
- the lptE gene encoding LptE family protein; the protein is MAWNRILLLVTAIFCLSFSSCLRYSFTGASIPQGVNTIFIPFFPDQSNSGLGDLSNRLNEALINRFVNQSKLQLANNESDADAVLDGVITGYTNRPFSIGGDEQSDQNEVTITVRATFKYASKEEAEWTNTFSGKFTYDPTDDPINGENEAANSALEQAANNMFNDAVSNW